One part of the Nomascus leucogenys isolate Asia unplaced genomic scaffold, Asia_NLE_v1 Super-Scaffold_3019, whole genome shotgun sequence genome encodes these proteins:
- the HNRNPAB gene encoding heterogeneous nuclear ribonucleoprotein A/B isoform X1, translated as MSEAGEEQPMETTGATENGHEAVPEGESPAGAGTGAAAGAGGATVAPPSGNQNGAEGDQINASKNEEDAGKMFVGGLSWDTSKKDLKDYFTKFGEVVDCTIKMDPNTGRSRGFGFILFKDAASVEKVLDQKEHRLDGRVIDPKKAMAMKKDPVKKIFVGGLNPEATEEKIREYFGEFGEIEAIELPMDPKLNKRRGFVFITFKEEEPVKKVLEKKFHTISGSKCEIKVAQPKEVYQQQQYGSGGRGNRNRGNRGSGGGGGGGGQSQSWNQGYGNYWNQGYGYQQGYGPGYGGYDYSPYGYYGYGPGYDYSQGSTNYGKSQRRGGHQNNYKPY; from the exons ATGTCGGAAGCGGGCGAGGAGCAGCCCATGGAGACGACGGGCGCCACCGAGAACGGACATGAGGCCGTCCCCGAAGGCGAGTCGCCGGCCGGGGCTGGCACGGGCGCCGCGGCGGGGGCTGGAGGCGCGACCGTGGCGCCCCCGAGCGGGAATCAGAACGGCGCCGAGGGCGACCAGATCAACGCCAGCAAGAACGAGGAGGACGCGGG AAAAATGTTCGTTGGTGGCCTGAGCTGGGATACTAgcaaaaaagatttaaaagactATTTTACTAAATTTGGAGAGGTCGTTGACTGTACAATAAAAATGGATCCCAACACTGGACGGTCAAGAGGGTTTGGGTTTATCCTGTTCAAAGATGCAGCCAGTGTGGAGAAG GTCCTAGACCAGAAGGAGCACAGGCTGGATGGCCGTGTCATTGACCCTAAAAAGGCCATGGCTATGAAGAAGGACCCGGTGAAGAAAATCTTCGTTGGGGGTCTGAATCCTGAAGCCACTGAGGAAAAGATCAGGGAGTACTTTGGCGAGTTTGGGGAG ATTGAGGCCATTGAACTGCCAATGGATCCAAAGTTGAACAAAAGACGAGGTTTTGTGTTTATCACCTTTAAAGAAGAAGAACCCGTGAAGAAGGTTCTGGAGAAAAAGTTCCATACTATCAGTGGAAGCAAG TGTGAGATCAAGGTGGCCCAGCCCAAAGAAGTCTATCAGCAGCAGCAGTATGGCTCTGGGGGCCGAGGAAACCGCAACCGAGGGAACCGAGGCAGCGGaggtggtggaggaggtggag GTCAGAGTCAGAGTTGGAATCAGGGCTACGGCAACTACTGGAACCAGGGCTACGGCTACCAGCAGGGCTACGGGCCTGGCTATGGCGGCTACGACTACTCGCCCTATGGCTATTACGGCTACGGCCCCGGCTACGACTACA GTCAGGGTAGTACAAACTACGGCAAGAGCCAGCGACGTGGTGGCCATCAGAATAACTACAAGCCATACTGA
- the HNRNPAB gene encoding heterogeneous nuclear ribonucleoprotein A/B isoform X2: protein MSEAGEEQPMETTGATENGHEAVPEGESPAGAGTGAAAGAGGATVAPPSGNQNGAEGDQINASKNEEDAGKMFVGGLSWDTSKKDLKDYFTKFGEVVDCTIKMDPNTGRSRGFGFILFKDAASVEKVLDQKEHRLDGRVIDPKKAMAMKKDPVKKIFVGGLNPEATEEKIREYFGEFGEIEAIELPMDPKLNKRRGFVFITFKEEEPVKKVLEKKFHTISGSKCEIKVAQPKEVYQQQQYGSGGRGNRNRGNRGSGGGGGGGGQGSTNYGKSQRRGGHQNNYKPY, encoded by the exons ATGTCGGAAGCGGGCGAGGAGCAGCCCATGGAGACGACGGGCGCCACCGAGAACGGACATGAGGCCGTCCCCGAAGGCGAGTCGCCGGCCGGGGCTGGCACGGGCGCCGCGGCGGGGGCTGGAGGCGCGACCGTGGCGCCCCCGAGCGGGAATCAGAACGGCGCCGAGGGCGACCAGATCAACGCCAGCAAGAACGAGGAGGACGCGGG AAAAATGTTCGTTGGTGGCCTGAGCTGGGATACTAgcaaaaaagatttaaaagactATTTTACTAAATTTGGAGAGGTCGTTGACTGTACAATAAAAATGGATCCCAACACTGGACGGTCAAGAGGGTTTGGGTTTATCCTGTTCAAAGATGCAGCCAGTGTGGAGAAG GTCCTAGACCAGAAGGAGCACAGGCTGGATGGCCGTGTCATTGACCCTAAAAAGGCCATGGCTATGAAGAAGGACCCGGTGAAGAAAATCTTCGTTGGGGGTCTGAATCCTGAAGCCACTGAGGAAAAGATCAGGGAGTACTTTGGCGAGTTTGGGGAG ATTGAGGCCATTGAACTGCCAATGGATCCAAAGTTGAACAAAAGACGAGGTTTTGTGTTTATCACCTTTAAAGAAGAAGAACCCGTGAAGAAGGTTCTGGAGAAAAAGTTCCATACTATCAGTGGAAGCAAG TGTGAGATCAAGGTGGCCCAGCCCAAAGAAGTCTATCAGCAGCAGCAGTATGGCTCTGGGGGCCGAGGAAACCGCAACCGAGGGAACCGAGGCAGCGGaggtggtggaggaggtggag GTCAGGGTAGTACAAACTACGGCAAGAGCCAGCGACGTGGTGGCCATCAGAATAACTACAAGCCATACTGA